A genomic stretch from Aedes albopictus strain Foshan chromosome 2, AalbF5, whole genome shotgun sequence includes:
- the LOC134287836 gene encoding DNA-directed RNA polymerase II subunit RPB1, with product MNGDSKAPLRTVKKVQFGILSPDEIRRMSVTEGGIQYAETMEGGRPKLCGLMDPRQGVIERTSRCQTCAGNMTECPGHFGHIDLAKPVFHIGFVTKTIKILRCVCFYCSKMLVAPSNPKIKEIVMKSKGQPRKRLAYVYDLCKGKKICEGGEDMDITKDGAAPDPNKKQGHGGCGHYQPSLRRTGLDVIAEWKHVNEDSQEKKIAVTAERVWEILKHITDEECYVLGMDPKFARPDWMIITVLPVPPLAVRPAVVMFGATKNQDDLTHKLSDIIKANNELKKNEATGAAAHVIAENIKMLQFHVATLVDNDMPGMPKAMQKSGKPLKSVKSRLKGKEGRIRGNLMGKRVDFSARTVITPDPNLRIDQVGVPRSVAQNMTFPELVTPFNIDRMQELVRRGNSQYPGAKYIVRDNGERIDLRFHPKSSDLHLQCGYKVERHLRDDDLVIFNRQPTLHKMSMMGHRVKVLPWSTFRMNLSCTSPYNADFDGDEMNLHVPQSMETRAEIENIHITPRQIITPQANKPVMGIVQDTLTAVRKMTKRDVFLEKEQMMNLLMFLPTWDGKMPQPCILKPKPLWTGKQIFTLIIPGNVNMIRTHSTHPDEEDDGPYKWISPGDTKVMVEHGELIMGILCKKTLGTSAGSLLHIVFLELGHEIAGRFYGNIQTVVNNWLLLEGHSIGIGDTIADPQTYAEIQRAIRKAKEDVIGVIQKAHNMELEPTPGNTLRQTFENQVNRILNDARDKTGGSAKKSLTEYNNLKAMVVSGSKGSNINISQVIACVGQQNVEGKRIPFGFRKRTLPHFIKDDYGPESRGFVENSYLAGLTPTEFYFHAMGGREGLIDTAVKTAETGYIQRRLIKAMESVMVNYDGTVRNSVGQLIQLRYGEDGLCGETVEFQNLPTIKLSNKVFEKRYRFDPTNERNLRRVFNEDVIKELTESPDVIQEIEAEYEQLLRDREALRQIFPNGDSKVVLPCNLQRMIWNVQKIFHINKRGTTDLSPLKVIHGVRDLLTKCVIVAGTDRLSKQANENATLLFQCLVRSTLCTKYVAEEFRLNNEAFEWLIGEIETRFQQAQCNPGEMVGALAAQSLGEPATQMTLNTFHFAGVSSKNVTLGVPRLKEIINISKRPKAPSLTVFLTGGAARDAEKAKNVLCRLEHTTLRKVTANTAIYYDPDPQRTVIAEDQEFVNVYYEMPDFDPTRISPWLLRIELDRKRMTDKKLTMEQIAEKINAGFGDDLNCIFNDDNADKLVLRIRIMNGDDSKFQENEEENMDKMEDDMFLRCIEANMLSDMTLQGIEAIGKVYMHLPQTDAKRRIVITPEGEFKAIGEWLLETDGTAMMKVLSERDVDPVRTASNDICEIFQVLGIEAVRKSVEKEMNNVLQFYGLYVNYRHLALLCDVMTAKGHLMAITRHGINRQDTGALMRCSFEETVDVLNDAAAHAEVDPMRGVSENIIMGQLPRMGTGCFDLLLDAEKCKLGMEIPHTSIMGGSGMFFGPGATPSMSPAMTPWQQSQTPGYCDWSPSGPPSGMTPGGPSFSPSAQSDVSGMSPLWSPMPGSPSSPGPSMSPYFPSSPSASPSYSPSSPNYAAASPGGASPAYSPTSPSYSPTSPTYSPTSPRYSPTSPNYSPTSPQYSPTSPSYSPTSPHYSPSQPYGPSSPAYSPTSPSYSPTSPYSPTSPSYSPTSPAYSPTSPSYSPSSNSYSPTSPSYSPTSPSYSPTSPNYTPATPSYSPTSPNYSPSSPHYSPTSPSYSPSSPKYSPTSPSYSPTSPSYGGSPQYTPASPQYSPTSPKYSPTSPSYSPSSPQHSPGGSNNFMSSSPTYSPSATYSPNMSSYSPGSQKYSPTSPVYTPTSPNYSPSSPAYSPTGQGYSPSSPASPTYSPTSPSYEDSPDD from the exons GTGTCATCGAACGTACCTCTCGGTGCCAGACGTGTGCCGGTAACATGACCGAATGTCCGGGTCATTTCGGTCACATCGATTTGGCCAAGCCGGTGTTCCACATCGGTTTCGTCACCAAAACCATCAAGATTCTGCGCTGCGTATGCTTCTACTGCTCGAAGATGTTGGTCGCTCCCAGTAACCCGAAGATCAAGGAAATCGTTATGAAATCCAAAGGACAACCCCGCAAACGGCTGGCCTACGTTTACGATCTGTGCAAGGGAAAGAAGATTTGCGAGGGCGGTGAAGACATGGATATCACAAAGGATGGCGCCGCACCGGATCCGAACAAAAAGCAAGGTCACGGAGGTTGCGGTCACTACCAGCCATCGCTCCGGAGAACCGGTTTGGACGTGATTGCCGAATGGAAGCATGTTAATGAGGACTCACAGGAAAAGAAGATCGCCGTAACGGCAGAACGAGTCTGGGAAATCCTTAAGCACATTACCGACGAAGAATGCTACGTACTGGGTATGGATCCGAAGTTTGCTCGCCCTGATTGGATGATCATCACGGTTTTGCCGGTTCCTCCGCTGGCTGTGAGGCCCGCTGTCGTTATGTTCGGAGCCACCAAGAATCAGGACGATTTGACCCACAAGCTGTCGGATATTATCAAAGCTAACAACGAATTGAAAAAGAACGAAGCTACCGGAGCCGCCGCTCACGTTATCGCAGAAAACATCAAAATGTTACAGTTCCACGTGGCCACTTTGGTGGATAACGACATGCCCGGAATGCCGAAGGCCATGCAGAAGAGTGGAAAGCCTCTAAAGAGTGTCAAGTCCCGTTTGAAGGGTAAGGAAGGTCGTATTCGTGGTAATTTGATGGGAAAGCGTGTGGACTTCTCGGCTCGTACTGTCATCACTCCAGATCCGAATCTGCGTATTGACCAGGTCGGTGTACCTCGCTCGGTTGCCCAGAACATGACCTTCCCGGAGTTGGTCACGCCGTTCAATATCGACAGAATGCAGGAACTTGTACGAAGAGGAAATTCTCAGTATCCCGGCGCCAAATACATCGTCCGGGATAACGGCGAACGTATTGACCTTCGGTTCCACCCGAAGTCCAGTGACCTTCATCTCCAGTGCGGATACAAAGTAGAGCGTCACTTGCGCGACGACGATCTGGTCATTTTCAACCGTCAGCCCACTCTCCACAAGATGAGTATGATGGGTCATCGTGTCAAAGTCCTCCCGTGGTCCACCTTCCGGATGAACCTCAGTTGTACCTCACCGTACAACGCTGATTTCGACGGAGATGAAATGAATCTTCACGTACCACAGTCCATGGAAACGCGTGCCGAAATCGAAAACATCCACATCACCCCTCGACAGATTATCACTCCGCAGGCCAACAAACCCGTCATGGGTATTGTGCAGGATACGCTGACAGCTGTGCGAAAAATGACCAAACGAGACGTCTTCCTGGAGAAGGAGCAGATGATGAACCTGCTGATGTTCTTGCCCACTTGGGACGGAAAAATGCCACAACCTTGCATTCTCAAACCTAAGCCTCTCTGGACCGGAAAGCAGATCTTCACCCTCATCATCCCCGGAAACGTCAATATGATTCGTACCCATTCGACCCATCCGGACGAAGAAGATGACGGTCCGTACAAGTGGATCTCTCCCGGAGATACCAAGGTCATGGTCGAACACGGCGAACTGATCATGGGCATTCTCTGCAAGAAGACCCTCGGAACATCCGCCGGATCTTTGCTTCACATCGTTTTCCTCGAACTGGGACACGAAATCGCCGGTCGATTCTACGGTAACATTCAGACTGTGGTCAACAACTGGCTGCTGTTGGAGGGTCACAGCATCGGTATCGGTGACACCATTGCCGATCCTCAGACCTACGCCGAAATTCAGAGGGCCATCCGCAAAGCCAAAGAGGATGTCATTGGCGTTATCCAGAAGGCTCACAACATGGAACTGGAACCGACCCCCGGTAACACGCTGCGTCAGACTTTCGAGAATCAGGTGAACCGCATTCTGAACGATGCTCGAGACAAAACTGGTGGCTCTGCTAAGAAATCGTTGACTGAATACAACAACTTAAAGGCTATGGTGGTGTCAGGTTCCAAGGGATCCAATATTAATATTTCTCAG GTTATTGCTTGTGTGGGTCAACAGAACGTCGAAGGTAAGCGAATTCCGTTCGGTTTCCGCAAGCGCACTCTGCCGCACTTCATCAAGGACGATTACGGTCCCGAATCAAGAGGTTTCGTGGAAAATTCGTACCTTGCCGGGCTGACACCGACCGAGTTCTACTTCCACGCTATGGGAGGTCGCGAAGGTTTGATTGATACTGCTGTAAAGACTGCCGAAACCGGTTACATCCAGCGTCGTCTGATCAAGGCTATGGAGTCGGTTATGGTGAACTACGATGGAACCGTGCGAAACTCTGTCGGGCAGCTGATTCAGTTGCGTTACGGAGAGGACGGACTGTGCGGAGAGACTGTGGAGTTCCAGAATTTGCCCACGATCAAGTTGTCGAATAAGGTGTTTGAGAAAAGATATCGCTTCGATCCGACGAACGAGAGGAATCTGCGTCGGGTGTTCAACGAGGATGTGATCAAGGAGTTGACGGAATCGCCGGACGTCATCCAAGAGATCGAAGCCGAGTACGAACAGTTGCTGCGGGATCGTGAAGCACTGAGACAGATCTTCCCGAACGGCGATTCGAAGGTCGTATTGCCTTGCAATTTGCAGCGTATGATTTGGAATGTGCAGAAGATCTTCCACATCAACAAACGAGGCACAACGGATTTGTCGCCGCTAAAGGTCATTCACGGCGTGAGAGATCTGCTGACCAAATGCGTCATCGTGGCCGGAACGGATCGTTTGTCCAAACAGGCCAACGAAAACGCCACGCTGCTCTTCCAGTGTTTGGTGCGGTCAACGCTGTGCACAAAGTACGTCGCTGAGGAGTTCCGGTTGAACAACGAAGCGTTTGAGTGGTTGATCGGAGAAATCGAAACTCGGTTCCAACAGGCCCAGTGTAATCCGGGTGAGATGGTGGGTGCCTTGGCTGCCCAGTCACTTGGAGAACCTGCCACCCAGATGACACTGAACACTTTCCATTTTGCTGGTGTGTCCTCGAAGAACGTAACCCTGGGTGTACCCCGATTGAAGGAAATCATCAATATTTCCAAACGTCCGAAGGCTCCTTCCCTAACGGTATTCCTCACGGGCGGAGCCGCTCGAGATGCTGAAAAGGCCAAGAACGTTCTCTGTCGTCTGGAACATACCACTCTGAGGAAGGTCACGGCCAATACGGCCATCTACTACGACCCGGATCCACAGCGCACCGTCATTGCCGAAGATCAGGAATTCGTCAACGTCTACTACGAAATGCCGGACTTTGATCCAACCCGTATTTCACCGTGGTTGCTGCGTATCGAGCTGGATCGTAAGCGTATGACGGATAAGAAGTTGACCATGGAACAGATTGCTGAGAAGATTAACGCCGGGTTCGGTGACGACCTGAACTGTATCTTCAACGACGATAACGCCGACAAATTGGTTCTTCGAATCCGTATCATGAACGGAGACGACAGCAAGTTCCAGGAAAACGAGGAAGAGAACATGGACAAGATGGAGGACGACATGTTCCTGAGGTGCATTGAAGCGAACATGTTGTCAGACATGACCCTGCAAGGTATCGAGGCCATCGGAAAGGTGTACATGCATTTGCCCCAGACGGATGCCAAGAGAAGGATCGTCATCACTCCGGAAGGCGAATTCAAAGCTATCGGAGAGTGGCTGCTGGAAACTGACGGAACTGCTATGATGAAAGTACTGAGCGAAAGAGATGTCGATCCGGTGCGAACGGCCAGTAACGACATTTGCGAAATCTTCCAAGTGCTGGGTATCGAAGCTGTGCGAAAATCTGTCGAGAAGGAAATGAACAACGTTCTGCAGTTCTACGGTCTTTACGTAAACTATCGTCATCTGGCCTTGCTTTGTGACGTCATGACTGCGAAGGGTCACTTGATGGCCATCACACGTCACGGTATCAACAGACAGGACACCGGTGCTCTTATGAGATGTTCCTTCGAAGAAACTGTGGACGTGTTGAACGATGCCGCTGCTCACGCCGAAGTGGATCCTATGAGAGGAGTGTCCGAGAATATTATCATGGGACAACTGCCCAGAATGGGTACCGGCTGTTTCGATTTGCTGTTAGATGCCGAAAAGTGTAAATTGGGCATGGAAATTCCGCACACATCCATCATGGGAGGATCGGGAATGTTCTTCGGTCCTGGGGCAACTCCAAGCATGAGCCCAGCTATGACTCCTTGGCAACAATCTCAGACTCCTGGTTATTGCGATTGGTCTCCATCGGGACCACCCAGCGGAATGACTCCAGGAGGACCTAGCTTCTCACCGTCTGCACAATCTGACGTTTCTGGAATGTCACCACTGTGGTCACCAATGCCAGGATCTCCAAGCTCTCCGGGACCATCGATGTCACCATACTTCCCGTCATCTCCTAGTGCATCTCCATCGTACTCTCCAAGCAGTCCAAACTATGCCGCTGCGTCACCAGGAGGAGCCTCCCCGGCATATTCACCGACCAGTCCCAGCTATTCGCCCACCAGTCCAACCTACTCACCAACAAGTCCACGATATTCGCCAACAAGCCCCAACTACAGTCCAACGTCACCACAATACTCTCCCACATCTCCAAGCTATTCGCCGACCTCGCCCCACTACTCTCCTTCGCAACCATACGGCCCTTCAAGCCCTGCATATTCTCCAACCTCCCCTTCATACTCCCCGACCAGCCCGTACTCACCCACTTCTCCAAGTTACTCACCAACCTCTCCGGCTTATTCCCCAACCAGTCCATCCTACTCACCATCCAGTAACTCCTATTCCCCAACTTCACCATCATACTCTCCTACCTCTCCAAGTTATTCACCGACCTCCCCCAACTACACCCCAGCAACCCCTTCATACTCCCCGACAAGTCCCAACTATTCACCCAGCTCGCCGCACTACTCTCCAACCTCACCATCCTACTCTCCATCGTCTCCCAAATACTCCCCAACATCTCCAAGTTATTCCCCAACCTCGCCCTCGTACGGAGGAAGTCCTCAATACACTCCCGCCAGTCCGCAATATTCCCCGACCAGCCCGAAATACTCCCCAACTTCCCCGAGCTATTCACCAAGCTCTCCACAGCATTCGCCTGGTGGCAGCAACAACTTCATGAGCAGTTCACCGACCTATTCCCCGTCGGCGACCTACTCGCCGAACATGTCCTCCTACTCCCCGGGAAGTCAGAAATATTCCCCCACCAGTCCGGTGTACACACCCACGTCGCCGAACTACTCACCATCCAGTCCGGCTTACTCTCCAACTGGGCAGGGCTACAGCCCGTCGAGTCCGGCCAGTCCAACCTACTCACCGACCAGCCCGTCCTACGAGGATAGCCCGGACGATTAA